From a region of the Streptomyces tirandamycinicus genome:
- a CDS encoding phytoene desaturase family protein has product MTDAAIVGTGPNGLAAAVTLARAGLKVALHEQADTPGGGLRSTSLFDSAVVHDICSAVHPMAAASAFFRAFDLPSRGVHLLQPDIPYAHPLPGGHVAAARRSIARTAEHLGADGRRWTRLLGPLVERSTTVVDLFLSDQRSLPHDLLTPALLVPRVLAHATKRTPFTTLEARALLTGVAAHAVGRLPSLASAAVALLLAHTAHASGWPLPEGGSIRIADALVADITAHGGTIHTGHHVKDLAELGNVPLVLLDVSPKEFLAIAGDQLPTAYRQALRRYRYGPGAAKADFLVSEPIPWTNPVVRQAGTVHLGGTHADIVRQENATAAGQRIPDPFMLVVDPAVTDPTRASGRKRPVWAYAHVPNGDTRDPVKTIRARIEEYAPGFTDTIIASRGLSAAQYATYNPNYVGGDIACGALTLRQTLARPALRRDPYTTPLPGVYLCSASTPPGPSVHGMCGYFAALSALRRHHGVRTSPDLSPKQNQESF; this is encoded by the coding sequence GTGACCGACGCCGCGATCGTGGGCACGGGTCCCAACGGGCTCGCCGCCGCTGTGACCCTCGCCAGAGCCGGGCTCAAAGTTGCCCTGCACGAACAGGCCGACACGCCTGGCGGTGGTCTGCGCTCGACGTCGCTGTTCGATAGCGCCGTCGTCCACGACATCTGCTCGGCAGTCCACCCGATGGCTGCTGCCTCCGCGTTCTTCCGGGCATTCGACCTGCCTTCTCGCGGCGTCCACCTGCTCCAGCCCGACATCCCCTACGCCCACCCCCTACCTGGCGGCCACGTGGCGGCAGCCCGGCGGAGCATCGCCCGCACCGCCGAGCACCTCGGTGCAGATGGGCGTCGCTGGACACGTTTGCTGGGCCCGCTTGTGGAACGGTCCACCACTGTGGTCGACCTGTTTCTCTCCGATCAGCGCTCCCTGCCCCACGACCTTCTCACGCCCGCGCTCCTGGTCCCTCGGGTTCTGGCACACGCCACGAAGCGCACACCGTTCACGACCTTGGAGGCCAGAGCCCTGCTGACAGGCGTGGCCGCCCATGCCGTCGGAAGACTGCCTTCGCTGGCGTCGGCAGCTGTAGCCCTGCTATTGGCCCACACCGCCCACGCCAGTGGCTGGCCACTGCCGGAAGGCGGAAGCATCCGCATCGCCGACGCACTCGTCGCCGACATCACCGCGCACGGCGGCACGATTCACACCGGCCACCACGTCAAGGACTTGGCGGAGCTGGGCAATGTACCCCTTGTCCTTTTGGACGTGAGCCCAAAGGAATTCCTCGCCATCGCCGGCGACCAACTCCCCACGGCGTATCGCCAGGCTCTGCGCCGCTACCGCTATGGCCCGGGCGCGGCCAAGGCCGACTTCCTTGTCAGCGAGCCCATCCCGTGGACCAACCCCGTCGTGCGACAGGCCGGCACAGTGCACCTTGGCGGCACACACGCCGACATCGTCAGACAGGAGAACGCCACCGCCGCAGGTCAACGGATCCCCGATCCGTTCATGCTGGTCGTCGACCCGGCCGTCACCGACCCGACACGAGCCTCCGGCCGTAAACGTCCGGTGTGGGCATACGCCCACGTGCCCAACGGAGACACCCGCGATCCGGTCAAGACGATCCGTGCACGCATCGAGGAGTACGCCCCCGGGTTCACGGACACGATCATCGCCTCTCGCGGCCTGTCGGCAGCCCAGTACGCGACGTACAACCCGAATTACGTCGGCGGGGACATCGCCTGCGGCGCTCTGACCCTGCGCCAGACCCTGGCACGCCCGGCCTTGCGCCGGGATCCGTACACCACCCCCCTGCCAGGCGTGTACCTGTGCTCGGCCTCAACTCCGCCAGGCCCGTCTGTCCACGGCATGTGCGGCTACTTTGCCGCGCTCTCTGCGCTCCGACGCCACCACGGCGTACGGACATCGCCCGACCTGTCCCCGAAGCAGAATCAGGAGTCCTTCTAA